In a genomic window of Leisingera caerulea DSM 24564:
- a CDS encoding ABC transporter substrate-binding protein, whose protein sequence is MTKFVRSLAAAAVVAMAPVAYAETTVRVAYDADPVSLDPHEQLSGGTLQLSHMVFDPLVRWTQDLQFEPRLAESWEQIDGTTMRFKLRSGVTFHSGNPLTAKDVDWTFDRLKQSDDFKGIFAPFTDVEVVDDMTFDLKTSEPYPLVLHTATYIFPMDSAFYSGTTADGKDKAEVVKHGDSFASRNVSGTGPFIVSEREQGVRVVFDRYADYWDTETGGNVDKIVLTPIKEDPTRVAALLSGDVDFIAPVPPTDLKRVEEAEGVDLITMPGTRIITFQMNQNRVEAFKDARVRKAIDYAVNNAGIVDRIMRGFGTVGAQASPAGYLGYDEALAPRFDLEKAKALMAEAGYADGFSITMMAPNNRYVNDDKIAQAVASMLAQINIKVDLQTMPKAQYWPAFDERAADMMMIGWHADTEDSANFHQFLSACPDEATGNGQYNSGNYCNEEADKLMNQANAETDPDKRAELLQKLEGILYDEAAFIPLHWQNLAWGAKSGMNAAEIVNALNFPYFGDLVVETGS, encoded by the coding sequence ATGACGAAATTTGTCAGAAGCCTGGCGGCTGCTGCGGTGGTGGCAATGGCACCGGTTGCCTATGCCGAAACCACCGTGCGCGTTGCCTATGACGCTGACCCGGTCTCGCTCGATCCGCACGAGCAGCTGTCCGGCGGCACGCTGCAGCTGTCGCACATGGTCTTTGACCCGCTGGTGCGCTGGACCCAGGACCTGCAGTTCGAACCGCGCCTGGCCGAAAGCTGGGAGCAGATCGACGGCACAACCATGCGCTTCAAGCTGCGCAGCGGCGTCACCTTCCACAGCGGCAACCCGCTGACTGCCAAGGACGTCGACTGGACCTTTGACCGCCTGAAGCAGAGCGACGATTTCAAGGGCATCTTCGCCCCGTTCACCGATGTCGAAGTCGTTGACGACATGACCTTCGACCTCAAGACCTCGGAGCCCTATCCGCTGGTCCTGCACACCGCGACTTACATCTTCCCGATGGACAGCGCCTTTTATTCCGGCACTACTGCTGACGGCAAGGACAAGGCCGAAGTGGTCAAGCACGGCGACAGCTTTGCGTCCCGCAACGTTTCCGGCACCGGCCCCTTCATCGTCTCTGAGCGCGAGCAGGGCGTGCGCGTCGTGTTCGACCGCTATGCCGATTACTGGGACACCGAAACCGGCGGCAACGTCGACAAGATCGTGCTGACCCCGATCAAGGAAGACCCGACCCGCGTGGCAGCGCTGCTGTCCGGCGACGTGGACTTCATCGCGCCGGTTCCGCCGACCGATCTGAAGCGCGTGGAAGAGGCTGAGGGCGTTGACCTGATCACCATGCCCGGCACCCGCATCATCACCTTCCAGATGAACCAGAACCGCGTCGAAGCCTTCAAGGATGCCCGCGTCCGCAAGGCGATCGACTACGCCGTGAACAACGCAGGCATCGTTGACCGCATCATGCGCGGCTTCGGCACCGTGGGCGCACAGGCCAGCCCGGCGGGTTACCTGGGTTATGACGAGGCGCTGGCACCGCGTTTCGACCTGGAGAAAGCCAAGGCGCTGATGGCTGAGGCAGGCTATGCCGATGGTTTCTCGATCACCATGATGGCGCCGAACAACCGCTATGTGAACGACGACAAGATCGCTCAGGCGGTGGCTTCGATGCTGGCACAGATCAACATCAAGGTTGACCTGCAGACCATGCCCAAGGCGCAGTACTGGCCGGCGTTCGACGAGCGCGCAGCAGACATGATGATGATCGGCTGGCACGCGGATACCGAAGACTCTGCCAACTTCCATCAGTTCCTGTCCGCCTGCCCGGATGAAGCAACCGGCAATGGCCAGTACAACTCCGGCAACTACTGCAACGAAGAAGCCGACAAGCTGATGAACCAGGCCAACGCGGAAACCGATCCGGACAAGCGTGCGGAACTGCTGCAGAAGCTGGAAGGCATCCTGTACGACGAAGCGGCGTTTATCCCGCTGCACTGGCAGAACCTTGCTTGGGGCGCAAAGTCCGGCATGAACGCGGCAGAAATCGTGAACGCGCTGAACTTCCCCTATTTCGGTGACCTGGTTGTCGAAACCGGCAGCTAA
- the glyA gene encoding serine hydroxymethyltransferase, whose amino-acid sequence MLQHFTRTVTAADPLVAKALAGEKARQQDQIELIASENIVSRAVLDALGHEMTNKTLEGYPGNRFHGGGRFVDVVEEAAIERAKQLFGCGYANVQPHSGSQANLAVFFLLLKPGDKVLSLDLAAGGHLSHGLRANLSGRWFEPHHYGVDAEREVIDYDALEEQAEALRPRLIIAGGSAYPREIDFERMGAIARKAGAWLHVDMAHIAGLVAAGEHPSPFPHADIVTCTTTKTLRGPRGGLILTNNQDWFQKLQSAVFPGVQGSIHSQVLAAKAVCLGEALTGEFKTYAAQVKANAAVLAAALQKRRLRIVSGGTDTHLVLVDLSPKGITGKRAEAVLERAGITANKNAIPNDSPRPPEWVGLRLGAGAATTRGMKEAEFEALGGMIADLVDAEAAGETGAAVARCKAHAAELCAAFPAGPG is encoded by the coding sequence ATGCTGCAGCATTTCACCCGAACCGTCACCGCAGCCGACCCGCTGGTGGCCAAAGCGCTGGCTGGCGAAAAGGCGCGCCAGCAGGACCAGATCGAGCTGATCGCGTCGGAGAACATCGTCAGCCGGGCGGTGCTGGATGCGCTGGGCCACGAGATGACCAACAAAACGCTGGAAGGCTATCCCGGCAACCGCTTTCACGGGGGCGGCCGGTTTGTCGATGTGGTGGAGGAGGCCGCCATCGAGCGGGCTAAACAGCTGTTCGGCTGCGGCTATGCCAATGTGCAGCCGCATTCCGGCAGCCAGGCCAATCTGGCGGTGTTCTTCCTGCTGCTGAAACCGGGCGACAAGGTGCTGTCGCTGGACCTGGCGGCGGGCGGCCATCTGAGCCACGGGCTGCGGGCGAACCTGTCGGGCCGCTGGTTCGAGCCGCATCACTATGGTGTCGATGCGGAGAGAGAGGTTATTGATTATGACGCGCTGGAGGAACAGGCCGAAGCGCTCCGCCCGCGGCTGATCATCGCGGGCGGTTCGGCCTATCCGCGGGAAATCGACTTCGAGCGCATGGGGGCAATCGCCAGAAAAGCCGGCGCCTGGCTGCACGTCGATATGGCGCATATCGCGGGGCTGGTGGCCGCGGGTGAGCATCCGTCGCCCTTTCCCCATGCGGATATCGTCACTTGCACCACCACCAAGACCCTGCGCGGCCCGCGCGGCGGGCTGATCCTGACCAACAACCAGGACTGGTTCCAAAAGCTGCAATCGGCGGTGTTCCCCGGTGTTCAGGGCTCAATCCACAGCCAGGTGCTGGCGGCTAAGGCGGTCTGCCTGGGAGAGGCGCTGACGGGTGAGTTCAAGACCTATGCCGCGCAGGTGAAGGCCAACGCGGCGGTTCTGGCTGCGGCCCTGCAGAAACGCAGGCTGCGCATCGTCTCCGGCGGGACTGATACCCATCTGGTTCTGGTGGACCTCAGCCCCAAGGGGATTACCGGCAAGCGGGCGGAGGCGGTTCTGGAGCGGGCCGGCATCACCGCCAACAAGAATGCCATTCCAAACGACAGCCCGCGGCCGCCGGAATGGGTTGGCCTGCGGCTGGGCGCCGGCGCCGCCACCACCCGCGGCATGAAGGAAGCGGAGTTCGAAGCGCTGGGAGGCATGATCGCGGACCTGGTGGACGCGGAGGCAGCCGGGGAAACTGGCGCTGCGGTCGCGCGCTGCAAGGCGCATGCGGCTGAGCTTTGCGCTGCGTTCCCGGCAGGCCCCGGCTGA
- a CDS encoding LysR substrate-binding domain-containing protein: MAIAPLRPKGPHLNALRAFEAAARLGSFTAAAEELSVTPGAVTQHIKSLEDWAGAPLFRRHARGVALTPLAEELSPGFTRAFDQLGLAVQALRTKAAPGKVKVAALPSIAQLWLPPRLGRLRKAAPEISVSVVAMEAPPNLAREPFDLTLFYKSGALDDGETEVSKDRIFPVCAPEIAARLTSLSDLNDETLLHDGAWADDWDMWLNAQPGTGSIGRAGIVHSLFSVALEEARHGGGVLIAHEALVAPLLASGELVRPFPAALELEARIVARFTPAFTRSPAYEPLRQTLFPGPL, from the coding sequence ATGGCCATTGCCCCGCTCCGCCCCAAAGGCCCGCACCTGAATGCGCTGCGCGCGTTTGAGGCCGCTGCCCGCCTGGGCAGCTTCACCGCCGCCGCCGAAGAGCTGTCGGTGACGCCCGGCGCAGTCACCCAGCACATCAAGTCGCTGGAGGACTGGGCCGGGGCGCCGCTGTTCCGCCGCCACGCCCGCGGCGTGGCGCTGACACCGCTGGCAGAGGAGCTGTCGCCGGGTTTCACCCGGGCCTTCGATCAGCTTGGCCTGGCGGTGCAGGCGCTGCGGACCAAGGCGGCTCCGGGCAAGGTCAAGGTTGCCGCCCTGCCCTCGATCGCCCAGCTCTGGCTGCCGCCGCGGCTGGGCCGGCTGCGCAAGGCAGCGCCGGAAATCTCGGTCTCGGTGGTGGCGATGGAGGCCCCGCCGAACCTGGCGCGCGAGCCATTTGATCTGACCCTCTTCTACAAATCCGGCGCGCTGGATGACGGGGAAACCGAAGTCAGCAAGGACCGGATCTTCCCGGTCTGCGCGCCGGAGATTGCTGCCCGGCTCACATCGCTTTCCGATCTGAACGATGAGACGCTTCTGCATGACGGCGCCTGGGCAGATGACTGGGACATGTGGCTGAACGCCCAGCCCGGCACCGGTTCAATCGGCCGGGCCGGCATCGTGCACTCCCTGTTTTCGGTCGCGCTCGAAGAAGCCCGCCACGGCGGCGGCGTGCTGATCGCCCACGAGGCGCTGGTGGCGCCGCTTCTTGCCAGCGGCGAGCTGGTGCGCCCGTTTCCCGCCGCCCTCGAACTGGAGGCAAGGATCGTTGCCCGGTTCACCCCTGCGTTCACCCGCTCCCCAGCGTACGAGCCGCTCCGCCAGACGCTGTTTCCCGGCCCCCTCTGA
- a CDS encoding capsular polysaccharide export protein, LipB/KpsS family, translated as MLGQLLTGKTPLVVHATKDWYGKIRSGQIDFFEKIAASAAAHGHKPLLVPAESITSRLALATGHKHIAVGLRKAQGPNILHAHTSYLWGFWYLDPKGYYWSSSLVDAEFDPSAVDAAKAAYFFNGVSGHMKRANVSKLAQPERGAIPAEPAAAAVFLQEIDNFKTPVHYLTTLEMIENTSLAVEGLVYVKLHPAQADETKDKVLRLCAQLPNVAVTQANVHDLIEASDVIVSQNSAVGFEALMHKKPAVTCARIDYHHAALAARTAEQLQHCVRTAPQQLGDFPYEKYFYWFLGENMLEPQKEEFTDRAWARIAAL; from the coding sequence ATGTTGGGCCAATTGCTGACCGGCAAAACCCCGCTTGTCGTGCATGCCACCAAAGACTGGTATGGCAAGATCCGCTCGGGGCAGATCGACTTCTTCGAGAAGATCGCCGCCAGCGCGGCGGCGCATGGCCACAAGCCGCTGCTGGTCCCCGCTGAGAGCATCACGTCGCGGCTGGCCCTGGCCACCGGGCACAAACACATCGCCGTCGGGCTGCGCAAGGCGCAGGGGCCCAATATCCTACACGCGCACACCAGCTATTTGTGGGGGTTCTGGTATCTTGATCCCAAAGGGTATTACTGGTCGTCCTCGCTGGTTGATGCCGAATTTGATCCCTCGGCGGTGGACGCGGCCAAGGCCGCGTATTTCTTTAATGGCGTGAGCGGGCATATGAAGCGCGCGAATGTCTCCAAACTTGCGCAACCGGAGCGCGGCGCCATCCCGGCGGAGCCCGCCGCGGCGGCTGTGTTTCTGCAGGAGATCGACAACTTCAAGACTCCTGTCCATTATCTGACCACGCTGGAAATGATCGAAAACACGTCGCTGGCGGTGGAGGGGCTGGTTTATGTCAAACTGCACCCGGCGCAGGCGGATGAAACCAAGGACAAGGTGCTGCGGCTGTGCGCGCAACTGCCCAACGTGGCGGTGACACAGGCAAATGTTCACGACCTGATCGAAGCGTCGGACGTGATCGTTTCGCAGAATTCGGCCGTCGGGTTCGAAGCGCTGATGCACAAGAAACCGGCCGTGACCTGCGCCCGGATTGATTATCACCACGCCGCATTGGCGGCCCGCACGGCTGAACAGCTGCAGCACTGTGTCCGCACCGCGCCGCAGCAGCTTGGGGATTTTCCGTACGAGAAGTACTTCTATTGGTTTCTGGGGGAGAACATGCTGGAACCGCAGAAGGAAGAGTTCACCGACCGGGCCTGGGCGCGTATTGCGGCATTGTAA
- a CDS encoding MFS transporter, whose amino-acid sequence MPRFLFAPLLALCLFTVTFAVNLQAPLYEAYAAGSNLGATAVTVAFAAYAAGLMPALLLLGGLSDRIGRRIPVALALVLGCAATALLVVAPGWSSLVAARFLLGAGTALATTAGTAWMTEILGDNRARTAALTVTSATSLGFGGGALATGVSLAVQGSTLVPASYAALLAAAPVLAALVFALPRTGRPQPVSLLRLPVFPSGTWVYGAAMALAWSATGMTIAVVPLQLAAHGLGGWTGLVIFLAIFAGLLCQPIARRLTNRQALAAGFVMVPLGFLVLLGGVWLQALPLVLAGTCITSAASYGFTYLASLAEVSVRTPDDRARATAGLFVYAYCGFSLPVIASGALADLLGLLPALAIFAAAQVAAAVVIAGAWRRRPGPSALAFDAG is encoded by the coding sequence ATGCCCCGTTTCCTTTTCGCGCCGCTGCTGGCCCTGTGCCTGTTCACGGTCACCTTTGCCGTCAACCTTCAGGCGCCGCTTTATGAGGCCTATGCGGCTGGCAGCAACCTTGGTGCAACGGCCGTGACAGTGGCCTTTGCGGCCTATGCGGCGGGGCTGATGCCGGCCTTGCTGCTGCTTGGCGGGCTGTCGGACCGGATCGGGCGCCGCATTCCGGTGGCGCTGGCGCTGGTTCTCGGCTGTGCGGCCACCGCGCTGCTGGTTGTCGCTCCGGGCTGGTCCAGCCTGGTGGCCGCGCGGTTTCTGCTTGGCGCCGGGACAGCCCTTGCAACAACCGCCGGGACAGCGTGGATGACAGAGATTCTGGGCGATAACCGTGCGCGGACCGCGGCTCTGACTGTGACGTCTGCGACCTCGCTGGGGTTTGGCGGCGGCGCTCTTGCCACCGGTGTCAGCCTGGCGGTCCAGGGGTCAACCCTGGTTCCGGCCAGCTATGCTGCCCTGCTCGCCGCCGCGCCGGTGCTGGCGGCACTGGTCTTTGCACTGCCCCGGACCGGCCGGCCGCAGCCGGTTTCCCTGCTGCGCTTGCCTGTGTTTCCCTCCGGCACCTGGGTGTACGGTGCGGCGATGGCGCTGGCGTGGTCCGCCACCGGCATGACCATTGCGGTGGTGCCCTTGCAACTGGCGGCGCATGGCCTTGGAGGCTGGACCGGGCTGGTGATCTTTCTGGCGATCTTTGCGGGCCTTCTGTGCCAGCCCATTGCCCGGCGGCTGACCAACCGACAGGCGCTTGCCGCCGGGTTTGTTATGGTTCCGCTTGGTTTCCTTGTGCTTTTGGGGGGCGTCTGGCTGCAGGCGCTGCCCTTGGTGCTGGCGGGAACCTGCATCACCAGCGCGGCGAGCTACGGGTTCACCTATCTTGCGTCCCTGGCTGAGGTCTCGGTGCGGACACCGGACGACCGTGCCCGCGCCACCGCGGGTTTGTTCGTCTATGCCTATTGCGGGTTTTCCCTGCCGGTGATCGCAAGCGGTGCGTTGGCCGATCTGCTGGGCCTTCTGCCCGCCTTGGCCATTTTTGCCGCAGCGCAGGTGGCGGCGGCGGTGGTGATCGCCGGAGCCTGGAGGCGGCGGCCGGGGCCCTCTGCGCTTGCGTTTGATGCCGGGTGA
- a CDS encoding aminotransferase-like domain-containing protein: MSKARYTQLADLLSKAIREGKLAPGSRLPTHRAFAEASGVALATATRVYKELEHRGLVTGEAGRGTFVRDPGLPMTLGVHQSAAEGVTDLVFNMPGEAADAAMLRAGLRRLAAAGDLETMLRYQPHGGRMHERRIIAGHLSPLHGPISPEQLLVTSGSQHGLAATCLGLFNHGDAIAADTLTYPGFKSAAALRGLELVPVSAPQGIMDPEDLDRQCRQRKIRAVYLMPTVHSPLGAVMDEPARRRLLAVAERHSLLIIEDAAYAFLEPDPPPSFLALAPDRTVYTGGFSKNLATGLRLGYLIAPPPQTAPLLEVIRATTWNAPALISALVTGWIEDGTLSRSEENRRRDGAERQAICRSVFADLPIISHPNAGFAWLPLGKGVRAQPVVTRLKQQAISVSGAEPFATTAAAPQALRLAFGGVPKAELEGILQTVREAVLSQGRPA; encoded by the coding sequence ATGAGCAAAGCCAGATACACACAGCTTGCCGACCTGCTGTCCAAGGCGATCCGCGAGGGCAAGCTGGCACCGGGCTCCAGGCTGCCGACTCACCGGGCCTTTGCCGAGGCATCCGGCGTCGCGCTTGCCACCGCGACCCGCGTCTACAAGGAGCTTGAACACCGGGGGCTGGTCACCGGCGAAGCGGGCCGCGGGACATTCGTGCGGGACCCTGGCTTGCCTATGACGCTTGGCGTTCACCAGTCCGCGGCTGAAGGTGTCACCGACCTTGTGTTCAATATGCCCGGCGAGGCTGCTGACGCCGCCATGCTGCGCGCCGGGCTGCGGCGGCTGGCAGCAGCCGGCGACCTGGAGACGATGCTGCGCTATCAGCCCCACGGCGGGCGGATGCACGAACGCCGGATCATTGCAGGGCATCTCTCCCCGCTTCATGGCCCAATCAGCCCGGAGCAGCTGCTGGTCACGTCAGGCAGCCAGCACGGCCTGGCCGCCACCTGCCTGGGGCTGTTCAATCACGGCGATGCCATTGCTGCTGACACCCTCACCTACCCCGGGTTCAAATCCGCCGCGGCCCTGCGCGGGCTTGAGCTGGTGCCCGTCAGCGCGCCGCAGGGCATCATGGACCCGGAGGACCTGGACCGGCAATGCCGCCAGCGCAAGATCCGGGCGGTCTACCTGATGCCGACGGTCCACAGCCCGCTTGGGGCGGTCATGGATGAGCCCGCGCGCCGCCGTCTGCTTGCCGTTGCCGAGCGCCACAGCCTGCTCATCATCGAAGATGCCGCCTATGCGTTTCTGGAGCCCGACCCGCCGCCCAGCTTTCTGGCGCTGGCACCGGACAGGACCGTGTACACCGGCGGCTTTTCCAAGAACCTCGCGACGGGGCTGCGGCTGGGATATCTGATCGCGCCGCCGCCGCAAACCGCCCCGCTGCTCGAGGTGATACGCGCCACGACCTGGAACGCCCCGGCGCTGATTTCCGCGCTGGTCACCGGCTGGATCGAAGACGGAACGCTAAGCCGGTCTGAGGAAAACCGCCGGCGCGACGGGGCAGAGCGCCAGGCCATCTGCCGAAGCGTCTTTGCGGACCTCCCCATCATTTCGCACCCCAACGCAGGCTTCGCCTGGCTGCCGCTCGGCAAGGGTGTCCGCGCCCAGCCTGTCGTGACGCGGCTGAAGCAGCAGGCAATCTCTGTGTCCGGCGCCGAACCCTTTGCAACCACCGCAGCCGCGCCGCAGGCGCTGCGGCTGGCCTTTGGCGGCGTGCCGAAGGCTGAACTGGAAGGTATCCTGCAAACTGTGCGGGAGGCGGTGCTCAGCCAGGGCCGGCCCGCCTGA
- a CDS encoding SGNH/GDSL hydrolase family protein encodes MTPFSRVYYFGDSLTDEGNAVDLLASVIEPVILADLILDSGGIPSSGELDALRAQAKIEARQTVISSFSEIGPEGAVTNALTHASYAAALGGFEVVNYAVATATALGDGFLEDMIDLEAQISDFTEDAAGGVPADSAAFLLIGGNDFIGLLDTAQDQQVATQAEFLALATPVMEGLIAQITAAAGTLAAAGVGTVFLATQPRAGFYPEFDTLSPLHTGFADLLIDAFNGMISASIPDLRSAGTDARAVDLFAVSEALTEDPAGFGILAERTDYLIDGSSFDSDQVLAWDAIHPAETPHQLWGAYSEFVMGGGRTALLDSGATDQGWGSKANAIFALGGDDTIRAGAGSDAVFGGTGHDEIQGGSGGDVLLGGSGNDTVNGRRDNDIISGGDGNDTLRGGAGDDVIADGRGNDLALGGRGDDTFIFTAAALAGGGGASGGTFRGGAGSDTLYLVLEGADYAAFSAGDAGGVLNSLGLTVFGIEVIRAIDGRGNIAAELDGFGWFQAADSWGAVSAPQSGDALLV; translated from the coding sequence ATGACCCCATTTTCACGAGTCTACTACTTCGGCGACAGTCTGACTGACGAAGGCAATGCAGTGGACCTTCTGGCCTCGGTGATCGAGCCGGTCATCCTGGCTGATCTGATCCTTGATTCCGGCGGCATACCGTCGTCCGGTGAATTGGACGCCCTGCGTGCCCAAGCCAAGATCGAGGCGCGGCAGACCGTGATCAGCAGCTTTTCCGAAATCGGTCCCGAAGGCGCGGTGACCAATGCGCTGACCCATGCCAGCTATGCCGCAGCCCTGGGCGGGTTTGAGGTTGTGAACTACGCCGTCGCAACCGCAACGGCGCTGGGGGACGGGTTTCTGGAGGACATGATCGACCTCGAAGCGCAGATTTCGGATTTCACAGAAGATGCCGCTGGCGGCGTGCCAGCGGATTCGGCCGCGTTCCTGCTGATCGGGGGCAACGACTTCATCGGCCTGCTGGACACTGCCCAGGATCAGCAGGTTGCCACCCAGGCCGAGTTCCTGGCGCTGGCAACGCCGGTGATGGAGGGGCTGATCGCGCAGATAACCGCCGCCGCCGGCACTCTCGCCGCCGCCGGGGTCGGCACTGTTTTCCTGGCAACCCAGCCGCGGGCAGGCTTTTACCCGGAATTCGACACACTCTCCCCGTTGCACACCGGCTTTGCCGACCTTCTCATCGACGCCTTCAACGGCATGATCTCCGCCAGCATCCCTGATCTGCGCAGCGCCGGGACCGATGCCCGGGCGGTTGACCTCTTTGCGGTCTCGGAGGCACTCACTGAGGATCCGGCAGGCTTCGGGATCCTTGCAGAGCGGACGGATTACCTGATCGACGGCAGCAGCTTCGACAGCGACCAGGTTCTGGCCTGGGACGCGATCCACCCGGCCGAGACCCCGCATCAGCTCTGGGGTGCCTACAGTGAGTTCGTCATGGGCGGCGGCAGGACAGCGCTGCTGGACAGCGGCGCAACAGATCAGGGCTGGGGCAGCAAGGCCAATGCGATCTTCGCGCTCGGCGGCGACGACACTATACGGGCCGGCGCGGGCAGCGATGCCGTGTTCGGCGGCACCGGACACGATGAGATACAGGGCGGCAGCGGCGGCGACGTTCTCCTGGGGGGCAGCGGCAATGACACCGTGAACGGCCGCCGGGACAATGACATCATCAGCGGCGGCGATGGCAATGACACCCTGCGCGGCGGCGCGGGCGACGATGTGATTGCGGACGGGCGCGGTAACGATTTGGCCCTTGGCGGCCGGGGCGACGACACCTTCATTTTCACCGCGGCCGCGCTGGCCGGCGGCGGCGGCGCTTCGGGCGGCACATTCCGGGGCGGAGCGGGCTCGGACACGCTCTACCTCGTGCTGGAGGGCGCGGATTATGCAGCCTTCAGTGCTGGTGATGCGGGCGGTGTGCTGAACAGCCTCGGCCTTACCGTTTTCGGCATCGAGGTCATCCGCGCCATCGACGGCCGCGGCAATATCGCCGCAGAGCTTGACGGCTTCGGCTGGTTCCAGGCCGCCGACAGCTGGGGCGCTGTCTCCGCCCCGCAATCAGGCGACGCCTTGCTGGTATGA
- a CDS encoding sensor histidine kinase, producing MLNTLSGRFLVLTTVFVMLAEVLIFVPSIARFRMDYLSDRLERAQIASLALLADDMLETELEAELLENAGVYNVVLRRDEIRQLMLASPIPQQITGTYDLRMAGAVTLIRDAMLRLATPGNEIIRVIGAPVRDAGLLIEVTMETAHLRRAMVDYGVRILILSAVISIFTALLLFVAVRIVLVKPIKSVVGHMQRYAAAPEDVRGIIHPSSSVVELREAEEALMQLQTELTHALKQRERLAQLGGAVAKVSHDLRNILTSAQLFTDRIERSEDPLVRRLAPKLVNSITRAVSLCEGTLAFGRAEEPSPTFAVVCLHEIVGDIAESELLAAGSSKVEIVNTVPAPMMLRADPEQLFRIIMNLVRNARQAITATGQAGTVSVAARETEDAWYITVADTGPGLPKKAQDNLFTPFQGGARKGGTGLGLTIAGELARGHGGSVKLKETGPGGTVFEICLPKGDGTI from the coding sequence ATGCTCAACACGCTATCGGGCAGATTTCTGGTCCTGACCACGGTTTTCGTGATGCTGGCCGAAGTGCTGATCTTTGTGCCGTCGATCGCCCGGTTCCGCATGGATTACCTGTCGGACCGGCTGGAGCGGGCGCAGATCGCCTCATTGGCACTGCTGGCCGACGACATGCTGGAGACCGAGCTGGAAGCGGAACTGCTGGAAAACGCGGGCGTCTACAATGTCGTGCTGCGCCGGGACGAAATCCGCCAGCTGATGCTGGCCTCGCCCATTCCGCAGCAGATCACCGGCACCTATGATCTGCGCATGGCCGGGGCGGTGACGCTGATCAGGGACGCGATGCTGCGGCTGGCCACACCCGGGAATGAAATCATCCGGGTGATCGGCGCGCCGGTGCGCGATGCCGGGCTGCTGATCGAGGTCACCATGGAAACCGCCCATTTGCGCCGCGCAATGGTGGATTACGGGGTGCGGATTCTGATCCTGTCGGCGGTGATCTCCATTTTCACTGCACTGTTGCTGTTTGTCGCGGTGCGGATCGTTCTGGTGAAGCCGATCAAAAGCGTGGTTGGCCATATGCAGCGTTATGCGGCGGCGCCGGAGGATGTGCGCGGCATCATTCATCCCAGTTCCAGCGTGGTGGAGCTGCGCGAGGCGGAAGAGGCGCTGATGCAGCTGCAGACCGAGCTGACCCATGCGCTGAAACAGCGCGAGCGTCTGGCGCAGCTGGGCGGCGCGGTGGCCAAGGTGAGCCATGACCTGCGCAATATTCTGACCTCGGCGCAGCTGTTCACCGACCGCATCGAGCGCAGCGAAGACCCGCTGGTGCGCCGCCTGGCGCCGAAGCTGGTGAACTCGATCACCCGCGCGGTCTCCCTGTGCGAGGGCACGCTGGCCTTTGGCCGGGCAGAAGAGCCGTCGCCCACCTTTGCGGTGGTCTGCCTGCATGAAATTGTCGGCGACATCGCCGAAAGCGAGCTGCTGGCCGCCGGCAGCTCCAAGGTTGAGATCGTCAACACCGTGCCCGCGCCGATGATGCTGCGGGCCGATCCGGAGCAGCTGTTCCGCATCATCATGAACCTGGTGCGCAACGCCCGCCAGGCGATTACGGCCACCGGACAGGCCGGCACAGTGTCGGTGGCTGCCCGGGAAACCGAGGATGCCTGGTATATTACAGTGGCGGATACCGGTCCCGGGCTGCCGAAAAAGGCGCAGGACAATCTGTTCACCCCCTTCCAGGGCGGCGCCCGCAAGGGCGGCACCGGGCTGGGCCTGACGATTGCCGGCGAGCTGGCCCGCGGCCACGGCGGTTCGGTGAAGCTCAAGGAAACCGGACCCGGCGGCACGGTCTTTGAGATCTGCCTGCCCAAGGGCGATGGCACGATCTGA